From the Musa acuminata AAA Group cultivar baxijiao chromosome BXJ3-7, Cavendish_Baxijiao_AAA, whole genome shotgun sequence genome, one window contains:
- the LOC103990342 gene encoding glycolate oxidase 5 isoform X1: MEITNVMEYEAVAKQKLPKMVFDYYASGAEDQWTLKENREAFSRILFRPRILIDVSRIDMTTTVLGFKISMPIMIAPTAMQKMAHPEGEYATARAASAAGTIMTLSSWATSSVEEVASTGPGIRFFQLYVYKDRNVVAQLVRRAERAGFKAIALTVDTPRLGRREADIKNRFTLPPFLTLKNFEGLDLGKMDKVSLRCPCSLSDFMSMFLAQNVFGEMQADDSGLASYVAGQIDRTLSWKDVKWLQTITTMPILVKGVLTAEDTRLAIQSGAAGIIVSNHGARQLDYVPATITALEEVVKAAQGRLPVFLDGGVRRGTDVFKALALGASGIFIGRPVVFSLAAAGEAGIRNVLQMLRDEFELTMALSGCTSLKEITRSHIVTEAERNRPVPRL, from the exons ATGGAGATCACCAACGTGATGGAGTACGAGGCCGTCGCCAAGCAGAAGTTGCCCAAGATGGTGTTCGATTACTACGCCTCTGGTGCGGAGGACCAGTGGACCTTGAAGGAGAACAGGGAAGCCTTCTCAAGGATCCT GTTTCGTCCACGCATACTCATTGATGTCTCCAGGATTGACATGACCACAACTGTGCtgggtttcaagatatcaatgccAATCATGATTGCTCCCACTGCCATGCAGAAGATGGCCCATCCTGAAG GAGAATATGCTACTGCAAGAGCAGCATCAGCCGCTGGCACTATAATG ACGCTGTCATCCTGGGCTACTTCCAGTGTGGAAGAGGTGGCCTCAACCGGACCAGGAATTCGATTCTTCCAGCTTTAT GTATACAAAGACCGGAATGTGGTTGCGCAGCTCGTGAGACGAGCAGAAAGAGCAGGATTCAAAGCAATAGCCCTCACTGTGGATACTCCAAGACTAGGTCGGAgagaagctgatatcaagaacag ATTCACTTTGCCCCCATTTTTGACGCTCAAGAACTTCGAGGGCTTGGACCTGGGGAAGATGGATAAGGTGAGTCTTAGATGCCCATGTTCTCTGAGTGATTTCATGTCCATGTTCCTTGCTCAAAATGTCTTTGGTGAGATGCAGGCTGATGACTCTGGACTGGCCTCTTACGTTGCTGGCCAAATCGACCGAACTCTGAGCTGGAAG GATGTCAAGTGGTTGCAGACGATCACTACTATGCCAATTCTAGTGAAAGGAGTCCTCACTGCGGAGGACA CAAGGCTGGCCATTCAATCTGGTGCAGCTGGTATTATCGTCTCCAACCATGGAGCTCGTCAGCTGGACTACGTTCCAGCCACCATCACTGCCTTGGAGGAG GTCGTCAAAGCTGCGCAGGGCCGCCTTCCCGTCTTCCTCGATGGTGGCGTTCGCCGTGGCACCGATGTCTTCAAGGCCTTAGCTTTGGGAGCCTCCGGAATCTTT ATTGGAAGGCCGGTGGTGTTTTCTTTGGCTGCTGCAGGTGAAGCCGGAATCCGAAATGTTCTGCAAATGCTTCGCGATGAGTTCGAGCTCACCATGGCACTGAGTGGCTGCACCTCGCTCAAGGAAATCACTCGCAGCCACATCGTGACCGAGGCAGAAAGGAATCGTCCTGTGCCAAGGTTGTAG
- the LOC135642986 gene encoding ornithine aminotransferase, mitochondrial-like: MAASMRQLQRVANRIVGARNMCAVPQKSPLSSSEEFMRLEQQCSAHTYHPIPMVFSEAKSTLISYLRILLLIRGCGNSIEVGTKMEL, from the exons ATGGCTGCATCAATGAGGCAACTGCAGAGGGTGGCAAACCGGATCGTCGGCGCAAGAAACATGTGTGCCGTGCCGCAGAAATCCCCTCTCTCCTCTTCCGAGGAGTTCATGAGGTTGGAACAGCAGTGTAGCGCTCACAC TTACCATCCCATTCCTATGGTGTTTTCTGAAGCAAAAAGTACATTGATTTCTTATCTGCGTATTCTGCTGTTGATCAG AGGGTGTGGAAACAGCATTGAAGTTGGCACAAAAATGGAGCTATGA
- the LOC135643597 gene encoding F-box protein At5g46170-like, producing MTSPGRPAAAVDLRQWRGDAQEEEDEEGIDHLDRLPDSVLLVVFNRIGDVKALGRCCVVCRRFHDLVPLVDSVLVRVDCVISDDPSPSPAGGAGADRSRGVFSHLARIVIGGIVKPLQALGHILAPSAAVASNRRSSPSSPSSSPSSSRSSEISHHSPAEVLKNFKEIRRLRIELPAGELGVDDGVLLKWKAEFGSTLDSCVILGASSVLSSPSILAKSSSLNPNPSFQDTCGADDSGSMPDSFYTSGNLKLRVFWTISSLIAASARHYLLQPIIADHEPLERLELTDVDGQGVLTMDRWQLQEFRAKPLSASGSSQRTLVPALSMWLWYAPYLELPGGMVLKGATLVAVRPSQEQGMEVASSGEFGGVVEFSDRCSISSAFEEPYRSAAGMLMKRRTYCLEMNSF from the coding sequence ATGACGTCCCCCGGAAGGCCCGCGGCGGCCGTGGATCTGCGACAGTGGCGCGGGGATgcgcaggaggaggaggatgaggaggggaTCGACCACTTAGATCGGCTGCCGGACTCCGTGCTGCTCGTTGTCTTCAACCGGATCGGCGACGTCAAGGCCCTGGGACGGTGCTGCGTCGTCTGCCGCCGATTCCACGACCTCGTCCCTCTCGTCGATTCCGTCCTCGTCCGCGTCGATTGCGTCATCTCCGACGATCCTTCCCCCTCCCCCGCCGGGGGCGCCGGCGCGGACAGGTCCCGGGGGGTCTTCTCCCACCTTGCCCGCATCGTCATCGGCGGCATCGTCAAGCCCTTGCAGGCTCTCGGTCATATCCTCGCCCCCTCTGCCGCCGTCGCCTCCAACCGAAGGTCCTCGCCTTCGTCcccttcctcctccccctcctcctcgagGTCGTCGGAGATCTCCCACCACTCCCCGGCGGAGGTCTTGAAGAACTTTAAAGAGATCCGCCGGCTCAGGATCGAGCTCCCCGCCGGCGAGCTCGGCGTCGATGACGGCGTCCTCCTGAAGTGGAAGGCCGAGTTCGGATCAACCCTCGATAGCTGTGTCATCCTTGGCGCATCCTCTGTCCTCTCTTCGCCTTCCATCCTGGCCAAATCCTCGAGCCTCAACCCTAACCCTAGCTTCCAGGACACTTGTGGGGCTGATGACAGCGGGAGCATGCCGGATTCGTTTTACACCAGCGGAAACTTGAAGCTTAGGGTGTTCTGGACGATCAGCTCCTTGATTGCCGCTTCGGCACGGCATTACCTCCTCCAGCCAATCATAGCTGATCACGAGCCGCTGGAAAGGTTAGAGCTCACAGACGTCGACGGGCAGGGGGTACTGACGATGGACCGTTGGCAGCTGCAGGAGTTCAGGGCAAAGCCGTTGTCAGCATCAGGGAGCTCGCAGCGGACCCTGGTGCCAGCCCTCAGCATGTGGTTGTGGTACGCCCCCTACCTGGAACTTCCTGGTGGGATGGTGCTGAAGGGGGCGACACTGGTGGCTGTCCGGCCAAGCCAGGAGCAGGGAATGGAGGTTGCAAGTAGTGGAGAATTTGGTGGTGTCGTAGAATTCTCAGACAGGTGTTCGATTTCCAGTGCATTCGAAGAGCCATACAGGTCAGCAGCAGGGATGCTCATGAAGAGGAGAACGTACTGTCTTGAGATGAATTCATTCTGA
- the LOC103990342 gene encoding glycolate oxidase 5 isoform X2: MEITNVMEYEAVAKQKLPKMVFDYYASGAEDQWTLKENREAFSRILFRPRILIDVSRIDMTTTVLGFKISMPIMIAPTAMQKMAHPEGEYATARAASAAGTIMTLSSWATSSVEEVASTGPGIRFFQLYVYKDRNVVAQLVRRAERAGFKAIALTVDTPRLGRREADIKNRFTLPPFLTLKNFEGLDLGKMDKADDSGLASYVAGQIDRTLSWKDVKWLQTITTMPILVKGVLTAEDTRLAIQSGAAGIIVSNHGARQLDYVPATITALEEVVKAAQGRLPVFLDGGVRRGTDVFKALALGASGIFIGRPVVFSLAAAGEAGIRNVLQMLRDEFELTMALSGCTSLKEITRSHIVTEAERNRPVPRL; this comes from the exons ATGGAGATCACCAACGTGATGGAGTACGAGGCCGTCGCCAAGCAGAAGTTGCCCAAGATGGTGTTCGATTACTACGCCTCTGGTGCGGAGGACCAGTGGACCTTGAAGGAGAACAGGGAAGCCTTCTCAAGGATCCT GTTTCGTCCACGCATACTCATTGATGTCTCCAGGATTGACATGACCACAACTGTGCtgggtttcaagatatcaatgccAATCATGATTGCTCCCACTGCCATGCAGAAGATGGCCCATCCTGAAG GAGAATATGCTACTGCAAGAGCAGCATCAGCCGCTGGCACTATAATG ACGCTGTCATCCTGGGCTACTTCCAGTGTGGAAGAGGTGGCCTCAACCGGACCAGGAATTCGATTCTTCCAGCTTTAT GTATACAAAGACCGGAATGTGGTTGCGCAGCTCGTGAGACGAGCAGAAAGAGCAGGATTCAAAGCAATAGCCCTCACTGTGGATACTCCAAGACTAGGTCGGAgagaagctgatatcaagaacag ATTCACTTTGCCCCCATTTTTGACGCTCAAGAACTTCGAGGGCTTGGACCTGGGGAAGATGGATAAG GCTGATGACTCTGGACTGGCCTCTTACGTTGCTGGCCAAATCGACCGAACTCTGAGCTGGAAG GATGTCAAGTGGTTGCAGACGATCACTACTATGCCAATTCTAGTGAAAGGAGTCCTCACTGCGGAGGACA CAAGGCTGGCCATTCAATCTGGTGCAGCTGGTATTATCGTCTCCAACCATGGAGCTCGTCAGCTGGACTACGTTCCAGCCACCATCACTGCCTTGGAGGAG GTCGTCAAAGCTGCGCAGGGCCGCCTTCCCGTCTTCCTCGATGGTGGCGTTCGCCGTGGCACCGATGTCTTCAAGGCCTTAGCTTTGGGAGCCTCCGGAATCTTT ATTGGAAGGCCGGTGGTGTTTTCTTTGGCTGCTGCAGGTGAAGCCGGAATCCGAAATGTTCTGCAAATGCTTCGCGATGAGTTCGAGCTCACCATGGCACTGAGTGGCTGCACCTCGCTCAAGGAAATCACTCGCAGCCACATCGTGACCGAGGCAGAAAGGAATCGTCCTGTGCCAAGGTTGTAG